DNA sequence from the Cohnella herbarum genome:
GAAGTTACGAAGCGGAATGGTATTCCCTAGGCAAGTATTCCATTCCTTCCTGGTACGAGGACGCGAAGTTCGGCATTTTCGTCCATTGGGGCGTGTACTCCGTTCCCGCTTTCGGTAGCGAGTGGTACGCGAGGCAGATGTATCAAGAGGGAATGCCGGCTTACGAGCACCACGTCAATACTTACGGAACGCAGGACAAGTTCGGTTATAAGGATTTCATCCCTCTGTTCAAAGCGGAAAAATTCAATGCGGACGAATGGGTGTCTCTCTTCAAGCAATCGGGCGCGAAGTTCTTCGTGCCGGTAGCGGAGCACCACGACGGATTCCCGATGTACGATTGTCCGTTCACGGAATGGAATTCGGCGCGCATGGGACCGCAACGCGACGTCATACGAGAATTGGCCGATGCCGCGCGCCGCCAGCACCTCGTGTTCGGGGTATCGAGCCATCGGGCGGAAAATTGGTGGTTCTTTAACGGAGGAACGACGTTCGATTCCGACGTTCAAGATCCCCGGAACGCGGGCTTATACGGTCCGGCTCAGCCTTGCGATCCGAACCGATGGGTTCCGGCGACCCAACCGAACGAACCGTTCCTCGACGATTGGCTGGCGCGGACTTGCGATCTCATCGAACGTTATGAACCGCAGCTGCTGTGGTTCGATTGGTGGATCAGCCAGCCTGCCTTCAAGCCATATCTGAAGCGGCTGGCCGCCTATTATTACAACCTGGGTCTGGAATGGAAGCGGGGAGTCGCAATCAATTACAAGGACGACGCTTTCGCCGAGGGGACGGCGGTCTTCGACGTTGAGCGCGGGCAACTGTCGGACATCCGGCCATTGTTCTGGCAA
Encoded proteins:
- a CDS encoding alpha-L-fucosidase, which gives rise to MNDKNVGPLQKERLRKIDKVIHEGSYEAEWYSLGKYSIPSWYEDAKFGIFVHWGVYSVPAFGSEWYARQMYQEGMPAYEHHVNTYGTQDKFGYKDFIPLFKAEKFNADEWVSLFKQSGAKFFVPVAEHHDGFPMYDCPFTEWNSARMGPQRDVIRELADAARRQHLVFGVSSHRAENWWFFNGGTTFDSDVQDPRNAGLYGPAQPCDPNRWVPATQPNEPFLDDWLARTCDLIERYEPQLLWFDWWISQPAFKPYLKRLAAYYYNLGLEWKRGVAINYKDDAFAEGTAVFDVERGQLSDIRPLFWQTDTSVSENSWSHISHHKYKTAESLIGDLIDIVSKNGALLLNVGPRADGTIPEQEQDILLRIGQWLAVNGEAIYSTRPWKVFGEGPTRVESGSFNDTKRSAFTSRDIRFTVNKDRLYAIVMAPPDDGKVVIQSLSDSLRLYPQAIESVEMLGYRGSVDWSRGEDGLTITLPSDYSAQGAFAFRITRLGI